The following are from one region of the Mycolicibacterium helvum genome:
- a CDS encoding WS/DGAT/MGAT family O-acyltransferase: MELISPTDSMFLLAESREHPMHVGGLQLFELPEGAGPEFLADIYAEMLADNDVQPTFRKHPGELLGGIANLTWSFDRDIDLEYHLRRSALPSPGRVRELLELTSRLHGSLLDRHRPLWETHLVEGLNDGRVAVYTKVHHSLLDGVSAMKLVRRSLSTDPQDTQVRAPYSLAPRRRTKEKDSVTPVGELKRLAGSIAGLGPSALTFARAGLLEQQLTLPFVAPKTMFNVAIGGARRVAAQSWPIKRIVAIKDAAGVTVNDVILAMCAGALRAYLIEHDALPDRPLIAMVPVNLRSENDHSGGNQVGSILCSLATDLSDPGQRLATIHASISGNKEVFSQLPRLQQLALSAFNVAPLALTLLPALAAAAQPPFNIVISNVPGSREPLYWRGARLDGNYPLSIALDGQALNITLSNNADNLDFGLVGCRRSIPHLQRLLVHLENSLTALEEAVGG; the protein is encoded by the coding sequence ATGGAACTGATTTCGCCAACCGATTCGATGTTCTTGCTGGCCGAGTCGCGTGAACACCCCATGCACGTCGGCGGCTTGCAACTGTTCGAGTTGCCTGAAGGGGCCGGCCCGGAATTCCTCGCCGACATCTACGCCGAGATGCTCGCCGACAACGACGTGCAGCCCACGTTCCGCAAGCATCCCGGTGAGCTGCTTGGCGGCATCGCCAACCTCACCTGGTCCTTCGACCGCGACATCGACCTCGAATACCACCTGCGTCGGTCGGCTCTTCCTTCGCCCGGACGGGTTCGCGAACTGCTCGAGCTGACCTCGCGGCTGCACGGCAGCCTCCTGGACCGGCACCGCCCGCTGTGGGAGACCCACCTCGTCGAGGGGCTCAACGATGGGCGGGTCGCCGTCTACACCAAGGTCCATCACTCGCTGCTCGACGGCGTCTCGGCAATGAAGCTCGTGCGTCGCTCGCTGTCCACGGATCCGCAAGACACGCAGGTGCGGGCGCCGTACAGCCTTGCGCCGCGTCGACGCACCAAGGAAAAGGACAGCGTGACGCCGGTGGGCGAGCTGAAACGACTGGCCGGATCGATCGCGGGCCTTGGCCCCTCGGCGTTGACCTTCGCCCGTGCCGGCCTGCTGGAACAGCAGCTGACGTTGCCGTTCGTGGCGCCCAAGACGATGTTCAACGTGGCCATCGGTGGGGCCCGCCGGGTTGCGGCGCAGTCCTGGCCGATCAAACGCATCGTCGCGATCAAGGACGCCGCCGGTGTCACCGTCAACGACGTCATCCTGGCGATGTGCGCCGGCGCCCTACGTGCCTACCTCATCGAGCACGACGCACTGCCGGACCGGCCGCTTATCGCCATGGTCCCGGTCAACCTGCGCTCCGAGAACGACCACTCCGGCGGCAATCAGGTCGGCAGCATCCTGTGCAGCCTGGCCACCGACCTCAGTGATCCCGGGCAACGCCTGGCTACGATCCACGCGTCGATCAGCGGCAACAAGGAAGTGTTCTCGCAGTTGCCCAGACTGCAGCAGCTGGCTCTGTCGGCGTTCAACGTTGCACCGCTGGCGTTGACCCTGCTGCCGGCGCTCGCGGCCGCGGCCCAGCCGCCGTTCAACATCGTGATCTCCAACGTGCCCGGCTCCCGTGAGCCGCTGTATTGGCGAGGAGCCCGGCTCGACGGGAATTACCCGCTGTCGATCGCGCTGGACGGACAGGCGCTCAACATCACGCTGTCTAACAATGCCGACAACCTCGACTTCGGGCTGGTCGGCTGCCGGCGCAGCATCCCGCATCTGCAGCGGTTGCTGGTTCACCTGGAAAACTCGCTGACCGCGCTCGAAGAGGCAGTCGGAGGGTAG
- a CDS encoding lipoprotein LpqH, whose translation MKRGLVVTVAGAAVLVAGLSGCSKDDNKSTSTATATATTSAAATTSAAGSATASAGAGSTKVTIDGQAQNVQGQVVCATAGGNVNIAIGEAMTGIAAVLSADGSTVQSVGLGNVNGVTLGYTAGVPGGANATVTKDGSTYKISGTATGVDMANPMQPVTKPFEIQVTCP comes from the coding sequence GTGAAACGTGGATTGGTGGTGACCGTAGCCGGCGCCGCAGTCTTGGTGGCCGGGTTATCCGGTTGTTCCAAGGACGACAACAAGTCAACGTCGACAGCGACCGCGACCGCTACTACCTCCGCTGCGGCGACAACGAGTGCGGCAGGGTCAGCGACCGCGAGCGCCGGCGCCGGCAGCACCAAGGTCACGATCGACGGCCAGGCGCAGAACGTCCAGGGTCAGGTCGTCTGCGCGACGGCGGGCGGCAACGTCAACATCGCGATCGGCGAGGCGATGACCGGTATCGCAGCAGTGCTGTCCGCGGACGGCTCGACCGTCCAGTCCGTCGGGCTCGGCAACGTCAACGGCGTGACGCTGGGTTACACGGCCGGTGTGCCCGGTGGGGCCAACGCGACCGTCACCAAGGACGGCAGCACCTACAAGATCAGCGGAACTGCCACGGGTGTGGACATGGCCAACCCGATGCAGCCGGTGACCAAGCCCTTCGAAATCCAGGTCACCTGCCCGTAG